The following coding sequences lie in one Litoribacterium kuwaitense genomic window:
- the queC gene encoding 7-cyano-7-deazaguanine synthase QueC gives MGLQQEKAVVVFSGGQDSTTCLFWAKKTFAEVVTVTFAYGQRHAQEIDVARTIAQEQNVEHHVLDLSLFSQLAPNALTNKSMAIEQEEGELPSTFVPGRNLVFLSMAGILASQVGAKHIVTGVCETDFSGYPDCRDAFIKSLNVTLNLSMDDSFVIHTPLMWLDKAETWKMADELHSFSYVRDRTLTCYEGVMGQGCGECPACELRNQGLQRYQEEKRQQEGLS, from the coding sequence ATGGGCTTACAGCAGGAGAAGGCTGTCGTCGTTTTTAGTGGAGGACAGGATAGTACAACGTGTTTATTTTGGGCAAAAAAGACATTTGCTGAAGTGGTGACGGTAACTTTCGCTTATGGGCAGCGCCATGCGCAGGAAATTGACGTTGCACGAACAATTGCACAAGAGCAAAATGTGGAGCATCATGTGCTCGATTTGTCTTTATTCAGCCAATTGGCTCCGAATGCGCTAACGAACAAGTCGATGGCGATTGAACAAGAGGAAGGTGAGCTGCCATCGACGTTTGTTCCAGGACGAAACCTCGTTTTTCTCTCAATGGCAGGAATTTTAGCTAGTCAGGTGGGTGCAAAACATATTGTCACCGGTGTTTGCGAGACAGATTTCAGCGGGTACCCTGATTGTCGCGATGCCTTTATTAAGTCGCTGAATGTCACCTTAAACCTATCGATGGATGACTCCTTCGTCATTCACACCCCTTTAATGTGGCTTGATAAGGCGGAAACGTGGAAAATGGCCGATGAGCTTCATTCATTTTCGTATGTTCGCGATCGAACGCTGACTTGTTATGAAGGTGTGATGGGACAAGGGTGTGGAGAATGTCCAGCTTGCGAGTTGCGTAATCAAGGTTTACAGCGCTATCAGGAGGAGAAAAGACAGCAAGAGGGGTTGAGCTAA
- a CDS encoding nitric oxide synthase oxygenase has protein sequence MPPSLYEQAKQFIEQYYSELGLPEEEKQLRLSEVQADIDATGTYEPTTSELTYGAKVAWRNSNRCIGRLFWEKLHVNDARHLDKEEDIAEALLHHINEATNGGKIRSTITVFSEGVRIWNHQLLRYAGYVNEDGSVTGDPHSVEMTAQCLNLGWQSQRTAFDILPLVIQVNDGAPALFLIPESIILRVPLQHSAYPAFDDLGIEWYAVPIISDMALDIGGLLYRAAPFNGWYMETEIGARNLADEDRYNLLPMMGEIMQLNMTHESSLWRDKALVELNVAVLESFRKHGVTLVDHHTAAKQFKRFEMNEQKACRHMTGDWTWLIPPVSPATTHIFHQPYDNTMHSPNYLYQQAPYKVD, from the coding sequence ATGCCCCCGTCCTTATATGAACAGGCAAAGCAATTTATTGAACAATATTATTCAGAGCTCGGTCTTCCAGAAGAAGAAAAACAGCTGCGCCTTAGTGAAGTGCAAGCCGACATTGACGCAACGGGAACGTATGAACCGACGACGTCCGAGCTGACTTATGGAGCTAAAGTGGCTTGGAGAAATAGCAATCGCTGCATTGGACGTTTGTTTTGGGAAAAACTACACGTCAATGACGCCCGACATTTGGACAAAGAGGAAGACATTGCTGAAGCTCTCCTTCACCATATCAACGAGGCAACGAATGGTGGGAAAATCCGTTCCACGATTACGGTTTTCTCTGAAGGCGTCCGCATTTGGAATCATCAGCTCTTGCGCTATGCGGGTTATGTCAATGAAGACGGATCAGTCACAGGTGACCCTCACTCGGTGGAAATGACAGCGCAATGTCTAAACTTAGGCTGGCAAAGTCAGCGAACAGCGTTTGACATTCTTCCCCTCGTCATTCAAGTCAACGACGGTGCGCCGGCGCTCTTTTTGATTCCCGAATCAATTATCCTTCGAGTCCCTCTTCAACATTCTGCTTATCCTGCCTTTGATGATTTAGGAATCGAATGGTATGCCGTGCCGATCATTTCAGATATGGCTTTAGATATCGGTGGGCTTTTATACCGTGCCGCGCCATTTAATGGATGGTACATGGAAACAGAAATAGGGGCGCGTAACTTAGCGGATGAAGACCGGTATAATCTCTTGCCCATGATGGGCGAGATCATGCAGCTGAATATGACTCACGAAAGCTCACTCTGGCGTGACAAAGCGCTCGTTGAATTAAATGTTGCTGTCTTGGAGTCCTTCCGTAAGCATGGTGTCACACTTGTCGATCACCACACCGCCGCAAAGCAATTTAAGCGTTTTGAAATGAATGAGCAAAAAGCGTGCCGTCATATGACCGGTGACTGGACATGGCTTATCCCGCCGGTCTCCCCAGCGACAACGCACATTTTTCACCAGCCTTACGACAATACAATGCATTCCCCAAATTACCTTTATCAGCAAGCTCCCTATAAAGTGGATTAG
- the queE gene encoding 7-carboxy-7-deazaguanine synthase QueE: MIPVLEIFGPTVQGEGMVAGQKTMFVRTAGCDYRCSWCDSAYTWDGSAKQDIVSMTPEGILHRLGEIGADRYNHVTISGGNPALIRHLGRLVTLLHENHCAVGLETQGSVWQDWFLEIDDLTISPKPPSSGMETDFAILDEIIGHLTAHDRIERHTSLKVVVFDDDDFAYACQVHARYPDVPCFLQVGNPDANTGATDQLVSRLLVDYERLVDRVVASPQMNDVRVLPQLHVLVWGNKRGV; the protein is encoded by the coding sequence ATGATTCCTGTACTTGAAATCTTTGGACCGACAGTTCAAGGAGAAGGGATGGTTGCTGGGCAAAAAACGATGTTCGTCCGCACGGCCGGCTGTGACTATCGTTGCTCGTGGTGCGATTCTGCCTATACGTGGGATGGGAGTGCGAAGCAGGATATTGTGTCAATGACACCGGAGGGAATTTTGCATCGCCTCGGTGAGATAGGTGCGGATCGCTATAATCACGTGACGATTTCGGGTGGCAACCCAGCGCTCATTCGTCACCTCGGTCGACTCGTTACGTTGCTGCATGAGAATCATTGCGCGGTTGGGTTAGAGACGCAGGGCAGCGTGTGGCAAGATTGGTTTCTTGAGATAGACGACTTAACGATCTCTCCAAAGCCGCCAAGCTCAGGAATGGAAACGGATTTTGCGATTCTCGATGAGATCATCGGTCATCTTACCGCACATGACCGGATTGAACGGCACACGAGCTTAAAGGTCGTCGTTTTTGACGATGACGATTTTGCTTATGCTTGTCAGGTTCATGCCCGTTATCCCGACGTTCCTTGTTTTCTGCAAGTAGGTAATCCTGATGCGAATACTGGTGCAACCGACCAGCTTGTCAGTCGTTTGCTTGTTGATTATGAACGACTTGTCGATCGGGTCGTCGCTTCTCCACAGATGAATGATGTCCGCGTTTTACCCCAGCTCCATGTTCTCGTATGGGGAAACAAGCGCGGCGTTTAA
- the queD gene encoding 6-carboxytetrahydropterin synthase QueD has product MYGFRIVDRLQKFGEDISHEELKYHHRRVLISKEFTFDAAHHLHQYEGKCKNLHGHTYRVVFGISGYVDDRGLMLDFSEIKRIWKESIEIHLDHRYLNETLPAMNTTAENMVVWLYEQMEKALRSQVPEARGTRVEFVRLFETPKSYAEMRREWMEA; this is encoded by the coding sequence ATGTATGGTTTTCGGATTGTTGATCGATTGCAAAAGTTTGGTGAGGATATTTCCCATGAGGAGCTGAAATACCACCACCGCCGTGTGCTCATTTCAAAGGAGTTTACGTTTGATGCGGCGCATCACTTGCATCAGTACGAAGGGAAATGTAAAAATCTCCACGGTCATACGTATCGTGTCGTGTTCGGGATCAGTGGATACGTTGACGATCGCGGTTTAATGCTCGATTTTAGTGAGATTAAACGCATTTGGAAGGAATCAATTGAAATTCATCTTGATCACCGTTATTTAAATGAGACGCTGCCAGCGATGAATACGACGGCTGAAAATATGGTCGTTTGGCTATATGAACAGATGGAAAAAGCGCTTCGTTCGCAAGTTCCCGAAGCGCGTGGTACACGTGTAGAGTTTGTCCGGCTTTTTGAAACGCCGAAGAGCTATGCGGAAATGCGGAGGGAGTGGATGGAGGCATGA